The proteins below are encoded in one region of Campylobacter rectus:
- a CDS encoding PDC sensor domain-containing protein yields MIIKDIQRFSEVRYKARAYICYLFSRNLPNKLPGVCIESVKEGFDKIAHEIESFDAFYVLDANGIQLEDAISLNEKYKVGKGENRNNKAYYYRAVRERRCVLSDPYPSALTNDLCVTASTPIYDDKNELKFIACIDVSLENILNIVAPGKLESCFGKFLKSVYAAFAVALFMVAAFLFVDGMKRFLSKDFMHINVEEMFETTIVLTLALAIFDLVKAIFEEEVLGKGKHDEDGGNKTMLRFIGSIIIALAIEALMLVFKFAITAPDHIINAIYLIAGVAMLMIALSVYLISVRNKAAR; encoded by the coding sequence TTGATAATAAAAGATATTCAGAGATTTTCAGAAGTGAGATATAAGGCTAGAGCCTATATCTGTTACCTTTTTAGTAGAAATTTACCCAACAAGCTCCCCGGCGTATGTATAGAATCGGTAAAGGAAGGCTTTGATAAAATAGCTCACGAGATAGAGAGCTTTGACGCTTTTTACGTATTGGACGCTAACGGTATCCAGCTGGAAGACGCTATTAGTCTAAACGAAAAATATAAAGTCGGCAAGGGCGAAAATCGCAACAATAAAGCCTATTATTATAGGGCTGTGCGCGAAAGGCGCTGCGTATTGAGCGATCCGTATCCTTCGGCACTCACGAATGATCTTTGCGTTACGGCTTCGACGCCGATTTATGATGACAAAAACGAGCTTAAATTTATCGCTTGTATCGACGTTTCGTTGGAAAATATTTTAAATATAGTAGCACCGGGCAAGCTGGAAAGCTGCTTCGGTAAATTTTTAAAATCCGTCTACGCGGCGTTTGCGGTCGCGCTTTTTATGGTGGCGGCATTTCTTTTTGTGGACGGGATGAAGAGATTTTTGTCCAAGGATTTTATGCACATCAATGTTGAGGAGATGTTTGAGACAACGATCGTACTGACGCTTGCGCTGGCGATTTTCGATCTCGTAAAAGCGATATTTGAAGAAGAAGTGCTAGGCAAAGGTAAGCATGACGAAGATGGCGGAAACAAGACTATGCTGCGCTTTATCGGCTCTATTATCATCGCGCTTGCTATCGAGGCGCTGATGCTGGTGTTTAAATTTGCCATCACGGCGCCGGACCACATCATAAACGCCATTTACCTGATCGCGGGCGTGGCGATGCTGATGATCGCGCTTAGCGTCTATCTCATCTCGGTTAGAAATAAGGCGGCCAGATGA
- the pglD gene encoding UDP-N-acetylbacillosamine N-acetyltransferase, translating into MAATKIYVYGFSGHGAVVADVARACGYGEIVFLDDAKFDGKSVLKFDPSLEKADVIVAIGDNKIRRILQERVKNAGFVLVNLIHPSAVISKSAQVGEGAVVMPNAVINARAVIGEGAIINTGAIIEHDCEIGDFAHISPNAALAGGVIVGQNTHVGIGSCIIQCVKIGANCIIGAGSVVVRDIADGSVAYGNPAKIRRNLS; encoded by the coding sequence ATGGCCGCAACTAAAATTTACGTTTACGGCTTTAGCGGACACGGAGCGGTAGTAGCGGACGTAGCTAGAGCGTGCGGATACGGCGAGATCGTGTTTTTAGACGACGCTAAATTTGACGGTAAAAGCGTGCTCAAATTTGACCCGAGTCTGGAAAAAGCGGACGTGATCGTGGCTATCGGGGATAATAAAATCAGACGCATCCTGCAAGAAAGAGTAAAAAACGCGGGCTTTGTCTTAGTAAATTTGATCCATCCAAGTGCAGTGATAAGCAAGAGCGCGCAAGTAGGCGAGGGCGCGGTCGTGATGCCAAATGCCGTCATAAACGCGCGCGCTGTAATAGGCGAGGGCGCGATAATAAACACTGGCGCGATCATCGAGCATGACTGCGAGATCGGCGATTTCGCGCATATTAGCCCAAACGCGGCGCTAGCAGGCGGCGTGATAGTGGGGCAAAATACCCACGTAGGCATAGGTTCATGCATCATCCAATGCGTAAAAATCGGCGCAAACTGCATCATCGGAGCGGGCAGCGTAGTCGTAAGAGATATCGCAGACGGTAGCGTCGCCTACGGTAATCCGGCTAAAATCAGGCGGAATTTAAGCTAA
- the pglE gene encoding UDP-N-acetylbacillosamine transaminase: protein MQRIFLSPPHMSGKEQEYINEVFKSNYIAPLGEYVNKFEASVSSYAGAPDALALNSGTSAIHLALRVLGIGAGDVVLASTFTFMASVSPILYQGATPVFIDSDESWNLSPELLKKAIANSPKKPKALVVTHLYGQAAKMKEICEICEQENIAVVEDAAEALGGFLNGKALGTFGRLGAYSFNGNKIITTSGGGMLVGEKELVEKARFYSTQAREPFLHYEHKDYGYNYRLSNVLGAIGTAQMEVLEQRVIKKREIFEKYKKELAELEFMPETLNSRGNRWLTTALFKEKGAHLRVIEALAKENIESRPLWKPMHMQPVFEGALAFTDGTSEEMFARGICLPSGTAMQYEEFARVVKIVKENL from the coding sequence ATGCAAAGAATTTTCCTAAGTCCGCCGCACATGAGCGGCAAAGAGCAAGAGTACATAAACGAGGTTTTTAAGAGCAACTACATCGCGCCGCTTGGCGAATACGTGAATAAATTTGAAGCGAGCGTCTCAAGCTACGCGGGAGCGCCCGATGCATTAGCGCTAAATTCCGGCACGTCGGCGATCCACTTGGCGCTAAGAGTGCTTGGTATCGGCGCAGGAGACGTGGTACTAGCCTCTACGTTTACCTTTATGGCATCCGTTAGCCCGATACTTTATCAAGGCGCTACGCCTGTTTTCATAGATAGCGACGAAAGCTGGAATCTAAGCCCCGAGCTGCTAAAAAAGGCGATCGCAAACTCGCCTAAAAAGCCAAAAGCGCTCGTCGTCACGCATCTCTACGGTCAGGCGGCAAAGATGAAAGAGATCTGCGAGATCTGCGAGCAAGAAAATATCGCCGTCGTCGAGGACGCGGCCGAGGCGCTGGGCGGATTTTTGAACGGCAAAGCGCTGGGTACGTTCGGGAGGCTTGGCGCATATAGCTTTAACGGTAACAAAATCATCACCACAAGCGGAGGCGGCATGCTAGTGGGCGAAAAAGAGCTCGTTGAGAAGGCGAGATTTTATAGCACTCAAGCTAGAGAGCCGTTTTTGCACTACGAGCATAAAGACTACGGCTACAACTACCGCCTAAGCAACGTCCTAGGCGCGATCGGAACGGCGCAGATGGAGGTGCTCGAGCAGCGCGTGATAAAAAAACGCGAAATTTTTGAAAAGTACAAAAAAGAGCTTGCCGAGCTTGAGTTTATGCCTGAGACCCTAAATTCCCGCGGCAACCGCTGGCTAACGACCGCGCTGTTTAAAGAAAAAGGCGCGCATCTACGCGTGATAGAGGCGCTCGCAAAGGAAAATATAGAAAGCCGTCCGCTTTGGAAACCGATGCATATGCAGCCGGTGTTTGAGGGGGCGCTAGCGTTCACGGACGGCACTAGCGAGGAGATGTTTGCGCGCGGCATCTGCCTGCCTAGCGGCACGGCGATGCAGTACGAGGAGTTTGCGCGAGTAGTAAAAATCGTAAAGGAAAATTTATAA
- the pglF gene encoding UDP-N-acetylglucosamine 4,6-dehydratase (configuration-retaining), whose translation MFKATKLKRLAFFLTFDIVIFVASFYLAYLLRFSGVLPDYFRGGLVAGCATMVALKLFFMWLFKIYKVPWRFFGLNEARKIFLVHLCAIVGFGVVYFAMPAVFNPFPRSVVFIDAIISCLLIGNLRIAKRMFLDFSKKPHTGEPCVVIGATSKALHVLKGLRQGYIDLYAVGVVDGRSDLVGTYCDGFLVQPKSEIANLIKEYNVKTAIIALALGQDELAELFDELTAYGIRDIKIFSMFGTGKDAIKDISIEDLLARKPKDLDSSAVEKFLGGKVVLVTGAGGSIGSEICKQCLKFGVSKLIMIDHSEFNLYKIGEITHSDKTVSKMINIVNEADLRAVFEEFKPQIAIHAAAYKHVPLCETNPKAAVVNNIIGTKILIDLSIEYGVSKVVMISSDKAVRPTNIMGATKRVCELYALNSNLPAKTEIVAVRFGNVLGSSGSVMPKFKEQIENNKPLTVTHPDITRYFMLVSEACQLVLQAASIAKGGELFVLDMGEPIKIADLAKKMLILSNKEHLGIEFIGLRPGEKLYEELLINKDDVKTQFQSIFVTHSGEYDLGKLNRQIANLTRTDDVETGLKEIVPEFNHALNKEQN comes from the coding sequence ATGTTTAAGGCGACGAAGCTAAAGCGGCTTGCGTTTTTTCTAACCTTTGACATCGTGATATTTGTCGCGTCGTTTTATCTGGCGTATCTGCTTAGATTTAGCGGCGTGCTGCCTGATTATTTTAGAGGCGGACTGGTCGCGGGCTGCGCTACGATGGTGGCTTTAAAGCTATTTTTCATGTGGCTTTTTAAAATTTACAAGGTGCCGTGGAGATTTTTCGGACTAAACGAAGCTAGGAAAATTTTTCTCGTTCATCTTTGCGCGATCGTTGGTTTCGGAGTTGTTTATTTTGCGATGCCTGCAGTTTTTAACCCGTTTCCGCGAAGCGTGGTTTTTATTGACGCCATTATCTCGTGTTTGCTCATAGGAAATTTAAGGATCGCCAAGCGTATGTTTTTGGATTTTTCTAAAAAGCCGCACACAGGCGAGCCTTGCGTCGTTATCGGCGCTACGTCAAAGGCGCTTCACGTTTTAAAGGGGCTTAGGCAGGGTTATATCGACCTTTATGCGGTGGGCGTCGTGGATGGTAGGAGCGATCTGGTCGGCACTTACTGCGACGGATTTTTAGTGCAGCCAAAGAGCGAAATCGCAAATTTGATCAAAGAGTACAACGTAAAAACCGCTATCATCGCGCTAGCTCTTGGTCAAGACGAGCTAGCGGAGCTTTTTGACGAGCTTACGGCTTACGGTATCCGCGATATCAAGATTTTCTCGATGTTTGGTACCGGCAAGGACGCGATCAAAGATATCTCGATCGAGGATCTGCTAGCTAGAAAGCCAAAAGATCTAGATAGCAGCGCGGTGGAGAAATTTTTAGGCGGTAAGGTCGTTTTAGTCACGGGAGCAGGCGGTAGCATCGGTAGCGAAATTTGCAAGCAGTGCCTCAAATTTGGCGTTAGCAAGCTAATAATGATCGATCACAGCGAGTTTAATCTCTATAAAATCGGCGAGATAACCCATAGCGATAAAACCGTGAGCAAGATGATAAATATCGTAAATGAAGCCGATCTGCGCGCGGTGTTTGAGGAGTTTAAACCGCAGATAGCGATCCACGCCGCAGCCTATAAACACGTGCCGCTTTGCGAAACAAACCCAAAAGCCGCAGTCGTAAATAACATAATCGGCACTAAAATTTTGATAGATTTGTCCATAGAATACGGCGTTAGTAAAGTCGTGATGATCTCGTCGGATAAGGCCGTGCGCCCGACGAATATAATGGGCGCGACTAAGCGCGTGTGCGAGCTTTACGCGCTAAACTCGAATTTACCCGCTAAAACCGAGATCGTCGCGGTGCGTTTTGGTAACGTACTGGGCTCAAGCGGCAGCGTGATGCCGAAATTTAAAGAGCAAATCGAAAACAATAAACCGCTCACCGTCACGCATCCTGATATCACGAGGTATTTTATGCTAGTCTCCGAGGCCTGTCAGCTCGTGCTTCAGGCCGCCTCGATCGCAAAGGGCGGAGAGCTTTTCGTGCTTGATATGGGCGAGCCGATAAAAATCGCCGACTTGGCTAAAAAAATGCTTATTTTATCAAACAAAGAACACCTTGGCATCGAATTTATCGGACTTCGTCCGGGAGAGAAGCTTTATGAGGAGCTGTTAATAAATAAAGACGACGTAAAGACGCAGTTTCAGTCTATTTTCGTGACGCATTCGGGCGAGTACGATTTAGGAAAGCTAAACCGCCAGATCGCAAATTTAACGCGCACGGACGACGTCGAGACGGGACTCAAAGAGATCGTGCCCGAGTTTAATCACGCGCTAAATAAGGAGCAAAATTGA
- a CDS encoding chemotaxis response regulator CheY has translation MKILVVDDSSTMRRIIKNTLQRLGHQEILEAEHGVEAWQILGQHSDINVLITDWNMPEMNGLELVKKVRAEQKYVDMPIIMVTTEGGKAEVITALKAGVNNYIVKPFTPQVLKEKLEDVLG, from the coding sequence GTGAAAATATTAGTAGTCGACGACAGCTCTACTATGAGAAGAATCATAAAAAACACCCTGCAAAGGCTCGGACATCAGGAAATTTTAGAGGCCGAGCACGGAGTCGAAGCGTGGCAAATTTTGGGTCAGCACAGCGATATAAACGTGCTTATCACCGACTGGAATATGCCCGAAATGAACGGCCTTGAGCTCGTAAAAAAAGTCCGCGCCGAGCAAAAATACGTCGATATGCCTATCATCATGGTAACGACCGAGGGCGGTAAAGCCGAGGTCATAACCGCGCTAAAAGCAGGCGTCAATAACTACATCGTAAAGCCGTTTACGCCGCAAGTTTTAAAAGAAAAACTTGAAGACGTTTTGGGCTAA
- the pglC gene encoding undecaprenyl phosphate N,N'-diacetylbacillosamine 1-phosphate transferase: MYRTFFKRLLDICGAIFLIVLTLPIMAVVAVLIYFKVSKDVIFTQARPGLHAKIFKIYKFKTMSDERGADGELLPDEMRLSGVGKTIRSLSLDELPQLFNVLKGDMSFIGPRPLLVEYLPLYDAEQATRHDVRPGITGLAQVNGRNAISWAEKFKFDARYVRELSFALDVKIAILTVQKVLKRSGVSKEGMATTEKFNGRN, translated from the coding sequence ATGTATAGGACGTTTTTTAAGAGATTACTGGATATTTGCGGCGCGATTTTTTTGATCGTGCTTACGCTGCCGATCATGGCGGTCGTCGCGGTTTTGATATATTTTAAGGTTAGCAAGGACGTCATTTTTACGCAGGCGCGCCCGGGCTTGCACGCTAAAATTTTTAAAATTTACAAATTTAAAACGATGAGCGACGAGCGCGGCGCGGACGGCGAGCTACTGCCCGACGAGATGCGCCTAAGCGGCGTCGGCAAGACTATCCGAAGCCTCAGCCTTGATGAGCTGCCGCAGCTTTTTAACGTGCTAAAGGGCGATATGAGCTTCATCGGGCCGCGTCCGCTTTTGGTTGAGTACCTGCCTCTTTACGACGCAGAGCAGGCCACTCGCCACGACGTAAGGCCCGGTATCACGGGTCTAGCGCAGGTAAACGGCCGCAATGCGATCAGCTGGGCGGAGAAGTTTAAATTTGACGCGAGATACGTCCGCGAGCTAAGCTTTGCGCTAGATGTTAAAATCGCGATTTTAACTGTGCAAAAGGTCTTAAAACGAAGCGGCGTGAGCAAAGAGGGTATGGCCACGACGGAGAAATTTAATGGCCGCAACTAA
- a CDS encoding 50S ribosomal protein L11 methyltransferase — MKDKFYELEVLCSQELRELFEDLVFSLGVTCTQETAGGFIIRDEDELDEVEFGLQEYAKSLQNALGREIEFKITKSQKENKDWLNEYKKNVRPIEIGKFYIHPSWEEPKSGFENIIIDPALAFGSGHHESTSACIEYLQKYAASGMSALDVGCGSGILSIALAKLGCVTDACDTDEQAVQSSQKNAELNGVKFNQIWTGSVANLDKKYDVVVANIIADVILMLKNDLINLLKEGSYLVLAGVLDKYETRILEAFASLKPVESQTKNEWKSFVFQKA, encoded by the coding sequence TTGAAAGATAAATTTTACGAGCTTGAAGTTCTTTGTTCGCAGGAACTTCGCGAGCTTTTCGAAGATCTCGTTTTTTCTTTGGGCGTTACTTGCACGCAGGAGACTGCCGGCGGATTTATCATCCGAGACGAAGACGAGCTAGATGAAGTGGAATTTGGGCTGCAAGAATACGCAAAATCTCTGCAAAACGCGCTCGGTCGCGAGATCGAATTTAAGATAACAAAAAGCCAAAAAGAAAATAAAGACTGGCTAAACGAATACAAAAAAAACGTAAGACCGATAGAAATCGGTAAATTTTACATCCACCCAAGCTGGGAAGAGCCTAAAAGTGGGTTTGAAAACATCATCATCGATCCCGCGCTCGCCTTTGGCTCTGGTCACCACGAGAGCACGAGCGCTTGCATAGAGTATCTGCAAAAATACGCCGCAAGCGGTATGAGCGCGCTTGACGTTGGCTGCGGAAGCGGGATACTAAGCATCGCCCTAGCAAAGCTAGGCTGCGTCACGGATGCCTGCGATACGGATGAGCAAGCAGTGCAAAGCTCGCAAAAAAACGCCGAGCTAAACGGGGTTAAATTTAATCAAATTTGGACCGGTTCGGTGGCGAATTTGGATAAAAAATACGACGTCGTCGTCGCAAACATCATCGCCGACGTGATACTAATGCTAAAAAACGATTTGATAAATTTGCTAAAAGAGGGCTCGTATCTCGTTTTAGCAGGCGTTTTGGATAAATACGAAACGCGAATTTTAGAGGCTTTTGCATCGCTCAAACCGGTAGAAAGTCAAACCAAAAACGAGTGGAAAAGCTTCGTATTTCAAAAAGCTTAG
- the hisA gene encoding 1-(5-phosphoribosyl)-5-[(5-phosphoribosylamino)methylideneamino]imidazole-4-carboxamide isomerase translates to MEIFPAIDLKDGKAVRLFKGEMSSAKIYSDAPWELAKRFEDMGAKWLHVVDLDGAFAGEAINLKTVEKIAKAANLQIQIGGGIRDEARIKSYLDSGITRVILGSVALKDPNFTKEMAQKYRVAVGIDAKDGFVAVQGWAEVSQMRATELARKFAGAGVEAIICTDISKDGTLSGVNVEFTSQIAKASGINTIASGGVKDISDIQALKRAGDVYGAIVGKAYYEGTLDLKEAFKQSR, encoded by the coding sequence ATGGAAATTTTTCCTGCGATAGATTTAAAAGATGGCAAGGCGGTTCGACTTTTTAAGGGCGAGATGAGTAGCGCAAAAATCTACTCGGATGCGCCTTGGGAGCTAGCTAAAAGATTTGAAGATATGGGCGCAAAGTGGCTTCACGTCGTCGATCTTGACGGAGCGTTTGCCGGCGAAGCGATAAATCTAAAAACCGTAGAAAAGATCGCAAAAGCCGCAAATTTACAAATCCAAATCGGCGGCGGGATACGCGATGAGGCACGAATAAAAAGCTACCTTGATAGCGGCATAACGCGCGTTATCTTGGGCTCGGTAGCGCTAAAAGATCCGAATTTCACTAAAGAAATGGCTCAAAAATATCGCGTCGCCGTCGGCATAGACGCAAAAGACGGCTTCGTCGCCGTGCAGGGCTGGGCGGAGGTGTCGCAGATGAGAGCGACCGAGCTAGCGCGCAAATTTGCCGGAGCCGGAGTCGAAGCGATCATCTGCACCGACATCTCAAAAGACGGCACCCTTAGCGGCGTAAACGTTGAATTTACCTCGCAAATCGCAAAAGCAAGCGGTATAAATACGATCGCAAGCGGCGGCGTAAAAGATATCTCCGATATCCAGGCGCTAAAGCGCGCGGGAGACGTTTACGGCGCGATCGTGGGCAAGGCGTACTACGAGGGGACGCTCGATCTAAAAGAGGCCTTTAAACAGAGCCGCTAA
- the hisH gene encoding imidazole glycerol phosphate synthase subunit HisH: MKQNIGIIDYGAGNLKSVLNAFESLNLKARLAGRGEELGKFDKIILPGVGAFGEAMQRLKDRDFIPAIKEAVAGGKPFLGICLGMQLLFDTSEEFGVNEGLGLVKGRVVKFDPSKFDAPLKVPHTGWNTINFAKQTPINRDLAASEYLYFVHSYHVVCDDDAALGFSEYGYKFVSAVHKDNIFGFQPHPEKSYETGLKILRNFGEM, from the coding sequence ATGAAACAAAACATCGGCATTATCGACTACGGAGCGGGAAATTTAAAGAGCGTTTTAAACGCGTTTGAAAGTTTAAATTTAAAGGCGCGGCTAGCGGGTCGCGGCGAAGAGCTGGGTAAATTTGACAAGATCATTTTGCCGGGCGTCGGAGCTTTTGGCGAAGCGATGCAAAGGCTAAAAGATAGAGATTTTATCCCGGCGATAAAAGAAGCCGTAGCCGGCGGAAAGCCGTTTTTGGGCATTTGTCTGGGTATGCAGCTGCTGTTTGATACGAGTGAAGAGTTTGGCGTAAACGAGGGGCTGGGGCTCGTAAAAGGGCGAGTGGTCAAATTTGACCCGTCCAAATTTGACGCGCCGCTAAAGGTGCCGCACACGGGGTGGAATACGATAAATTTTGCCAAGCAAACGCCGATAAATAGGGATCTGGCGGCTAGCGAATATTTGTATTTCGTGCACTCTTATCACGTAGTTTGCGATGATGACGCGGCGCTTGGCTTTAGCGAATACGGCTATAAATTCGTGAGCGCGGTGCATAAAGATAATATCTTCGGCTTTCAGCCGCACCCCGAAAAGAGCTATGAGACGGGGCTAAAAATTTTACGAAATTTCGGAGAGATGTGA